In Aphanothece sacrum FPU1, a genomic segment contains:
- the rimK gene encoding 30S ribosomal protein S6--L-glutamate ligase codes for MKIAILSQDASLYSTKRLKEAGEALGHEMRVINYLRCYMNITSHKPAVFYNGQPLESVDVVIPRIAASKTFYGTAVVRQFEVMGVFSANESQAISRSRDKLRCLQLLARDGIGLPVTGFAHATQDIEGLLESVGGAPVVIKLLEGTQGIGVVLAETHQAAKSVIEAFRQLDANILVQEFIKEAAGVDIRCFVIGGKVVAAMKRQGAEGDFRSNLHRGGQASTIKLTPEERSTAIRAAKSMGLRVAGVDMLRSNHGPVVMEVNSSPGLEGIEAASGVDVATKIIEFLEKNAPLENTRDRIQG; via the coding sequence ATGAAAATCGCCATTTTATCTCAAGATGCCTCGTTATACTCTACTAAAAGACTCAAAGAAGCTGGAGAAGCCTTAGGCCATGAAATGCGGGTGATTAATTACTTACGCTGTTACATGAACATTACTTCCCATAAACCCGCCGTTTTTTACAATGGTCAGCCCTTAGAAAGTGTTGATGTGGTGATTCCTCGTATTGCTGCCTCTAAGACCTTTTACGGCACTGCTGTAGTGCGTCAGTTTGAAGTTATGGGGGTGTTCAGTGCCAATGAATCCCAGGCGATTTCCCGTTCTCGTGACAAACTACGCTGTTTACAACTTTTGGCCCGGGATGGTATAGGTTTACCTGTCACTGGGTTTGCCCATGCTACCCAAGATATTGAAGGGTTGTTAGAATCAGTTGGGGGTGCGCCTGTAGTCATTAAACTATTAGAAGGCACTCAAGGTATTGGGGTCGTTTTAGCCGAAACCCATCAAGCCGCTAAGTCTGTCATTGAAGCTTTTCGTCAGTTAGATGCTAATATTTTAGTACAAGAATTTATTAAAGAAGCGGCCGGGGTTGATATTCGCTGTTTTGTCATTGGGGGCAAAGTGGTGGCCGCCATGAAACGTCAAGGGGCCGAAGGTGACTTTAGATCTAATTTACACAGGGGGGGACAAGCTTCTACCATTAAACTCACCCCTGAAGAACGCAGTACCGCCATTCGAGCCGCTAAATCTATGGGGTTAAGGGTGGCCGGGGTTGATATGTTACGCTCTAATCATGGGCCAGTGGTCATGGAAGTCAATTCTTCTCCTGGTTTAGAGGGTATTGAAGCTGCATCAGGTGTAGATGTGGCCACCAAAATTATCGAATTTTTAGAGAAAAATGCTCCTTTAGAGAATACCCGCGATCGCATTCAGGGGTGA
- a CDS encoding M23 family metallopeptidase, translated as MNQLSSPGNHPIVKYLKRRFLKQSLSLISGVSIVTSGLGWTQAIASTDILVIPDTAAPAPKFESAPSSPVKVPKASVYQNFNSSPATKPVISDTVAKPDVPKFSPKPSGFQQRVAPISRVKLAAPKILPPTAPKANNPVLLNQTVAPISPQTIQLAPSGISQGKNSYIDTTSYGGSPSKVILTERGSGCQTISQNGQLSQGGCGRVAKAQPTPRYNEAFTPRRVNLATRQVNSPVRLAQAYPSVGMVQRSPVTIQPLRLKSQPITSDQVVSLQPVTRQGLSIGLEPVPRYNRSATLYAAYQGQNVPQAQAKTDLIYPIPIVASITSAFGWRVHPIAGTGRIHQGTDIGAPLGTPVLAAYAGEVAMADWSGGYGLMVVLRHLEGTQESRYAHLSEVYVQPGETVEQGTVIGRVGSTGYSTGPHLHFEWRHLTEQGWVAVDAGVHLEYALDNLMRSMQLAQQTPKSEG; from the coding sequence ATGAATCAACTATCTTCACCGGGAAACCATCCCATAGTAAAATATCTTAAACGTCGTTTTCTTAAACAAAGCTTAAGCTTAATTAGTGGTGTTAGTATTGTGACCAGTGGCTTAGGATGGACACAAGCGATCGCTTCGACTGACATTTTAGTCATTCCTGATACGGCCGCTCCTGCACCAAAATTTGAATCAGCACCTTCGAGTCCGGTGAAAGTTCCTAAAGCCTCTGTTTATCAAAATTTTAATAGCTCTCCAGCCACTAAACCTGTCATATCAGATACAGTTGCTAAACCAGATGTTCCTAAATTCTCCCCCAAACCTTCGGGTTTTCAACAAAGAGTGGCCCCCATCTCTAGAGTTAAACTGGCGGCCCCTAAAATTTTACCCCCAACTGCTCCGAAAGCTAATAATCCTGTTCTGCTAAATCAGACGGTAGCCCCGATTTCACCCCAAACCATTCAACTCGCTCCTTCTGGCATCAGTCAAGGAAAAAATAGCTATATTGATACTACATCTTATGGTGGTTCTCCAAGTAAAGTAATTCTGACAGAGCGAGGCAGTGGATGTCAAACCATTTCCCAAAACGGACAGTTATCCCAAGGGGGTTGTGGAAGAGTGGCCAAGGCCCAACCGACTCCCAGATATAACGAAGCTTTCACCCCTCGTCGGGTTAACTTAGCTACCCGTCAGGTAAACTCTCCAGTACGACTGGCTCAAGCTTATCCGTCGGTCGGAATGGTACAACGTTCTCCTGTTACTATACAACCCCTACGTCTGAAATCTCAACCTATTACCTCAGACCAAGTAGTAAGCTTACAACCTGTTACTCGACAAGGATTATCTATTGGACTAGAACCAGTTCCTCGTTATAATCGCTCAGCCACTCTTTATGCTGCCTATCAAGGGCAAAATGTCCCCCAAGCTCAAGCTAAAACCGATTTAATCTATCCTATCCCTATCGTTGCTAGTATTACATCGGCCTTTGGTTGGCGGGTTCATCCCATTGCCGGGACGGGTCGAATACACCAAGGAACAGATATTGGTGCGCCTTTAGGAACACCAGTTTTAGCGGCTTATGCTGGAGAAGTGGCCATGGCCGACTGGAGTGGGGGTTATGGGTTAATGGTGGTGTTACGTCACTTAGAAGGAACCCAAGAGTCGCGTTATGCACACTTATCTGAGGTTTATGTCCAACCTGGTGAAACGGTGGAACAAGGAACGGTCATCGGACGAGTTGGAAGTACAGGTTATTCTACGGGGCCTCATCTTCATTTTGAATGGCGACACTTAACTGAGCAAGGTTGGGTCGCTGTGGATGCTGGAGTTCATTTAGAATATGCTTTAGATAATTTAATGCGTTCCATGCAGTTGGCCCAACAAACTCCCAAGTCTGAAGGATAA
- the argF gene encoding ornithine carbamoyltransferase, whose product MTSLIGRDILGISDLSRVEMVEVLELAALLKSGQRSPMCQKVLGLLFYKASTRTRVSFSVAMYQLGGQVIDLNPSVTQVGRGEPITDTARVLDRYLDILAVRTFKQEDLETFAKYAKIPIINALSDLEHPCQILADLMTIQECFGQLEGMTVTYLGDGNNVAHSLILGGAIMGMKIRVATPEAYKPDPMIVEKAKKLGVEGFEIVLTDDPIEAVKGSHVLYTDVWASMGQEASAESRIPIFSPYQVNEDLLSHADQDAIVLHCLPAHRGEEITEEVIEGKHSRVWDQAENRMHAQKALMVSVLGIK is encoded by the coding sequence ATGACAAGCTTAATTGGACGGGATATCTTAGGAATTAGTGATCTCAGTAGGGTCGAAATGGTAGAGGTACTAGAATTAGCCGCCCTACTCAAAAGTGGACAGCGATCGCCCATGTGTCAAAAAGTCTTAGGACTTTTGTTTTATAAAGCCTCTACCCGTACCCGTGTTTCCTTTAGCGTGGCCATGTATCAGTTAGGGGGACAAGTAATTGATCTTAACCCCAGTGTAACCCAAGTAGGGAGAGGGGAACCCATTACCGACACCGCAAGAGTTTTAGATCGATATTTGGATATCCTCGCAGTTCGTACCTTTAAACAGGAAGACTTAGAAACCTTTGCCAAATACGCCAAAATTCCCATTATTAACGCCTTAAGTGACTTAGAACATCCCTGTCAGATTTTAGCGGATTTAATGACCATTCAGGAGTGTTTTGGACAACTTGAGGGGATGACCGTTACTTATCTTGGGGATGGTAACAATGTCGCCCATTCTTTGATTCTTGGGGGTGCTATAATGGGAATGAAAATCAGAGTTGCGACTCCTGAAGCTTATAAACCAGATCCGATGATCGTCGAAAAGGCAAAAAAATTAGGGGTGGAGGGGTTTGAAATTGTCCTCACAGATGACCCTATAGAAGCCGTTAAAGGCTCTCATGTGTTGTATACGGATGTTTGGGCTAGTATGGGGCAAGAAGCCTCCGCAGAGTCAAGAATTCCGATCTTTTCTCCCTATCAGGTAAATGAAGATTTGTTAAGCCATGCAGATCAAGATGCGATCGTTTTACACTGTTTACCAGCCCATCGTGGAGAAGAAATTACCGAGGAGGTAATCGAAGGGAAACACTCACGAGTATGGGATCAGGCAGAAAATCGGATGCACGCACAAAAAGCCTTAATGGTGAGTGTATTAGGTATTAAGTAA
- the tsaB gene encoding tRNA (adenosine(37)-N6)-threonylcarbamoyltransferase complex dimerization subunit type 1 TsaB: MELYGLALHTTSSQLGLGLSNFLGEITYQTWDIDRELSNYLHLHLQEFIKPKTWQNLEYIVVAKGPGSFTSTRIGVVTARTLAQQLNLPLLGISTLKAFAWSQKDNYSPHGLIPVQMKASQGKLYVAIYQLTSDEKKLITYLEDQVMTPETWQQTLEKSIISHPPAIASEQLGITVQSLLELGYNQWQQGESPHWSEIMPFYGMSVTVN; this comes from the coding sequence ATGGAATTATATGGCCTTGCACTTCATACAACAAGTTCTCAGTTAGGACTAGGATTAAGTAATTTTTTAGGTGAAATAACTTATCAAACTTGGGATATAGATCGGGAATTATCCAATTATTTACATCTTCATTTACAAGAATTTATCAAACCGAAAACTTGGCAAAATTTAGAATATATTGTAGTTGCTAAAGGGCCAGGAAGTTTTACCAGCACTCGTATCGGAGTTGTTACAGCCCGTACCTTAGCACAACAATTAAACTTACCTTTATTGGGTATTTCCACTTTAAAAGCTTTTGCTTGGTCACAAAAAGATAATTATTCTCCTCATGGTTTGATTCCCGTACAAATGAAAGCATCACAAGGCAAATTATATGTAGCCATTTATCAGCTAACAAGCGATGAAAAAAAATTGATAACATATCTAGAAGATCAGGTTATGACCCCTGAAACTTGGCAACAAACCTTAGAAAAATCAATAATTAGTCATCCCCCGGCCATAGCCTCTGAGCAATTAGGCATAACTGTTCAGAGTTTATTAGAATTAGGGTATAATCAGTGGCAACAGGGAGAATCTCCCCACTGGTCAGAAATTATGCCCTTTTATGGAATGTCAGTAACCGTTAATTAA
- a CDS encoding site-2 protease family protein, giving the protein MNNNIRVGTLFGIPFYVNPSWFLVLGLVTLSYGGQLALFPQLNGIVPWILGFITALLLFASVVAHELGHSFVAISQGIEVKSITLFLFGGLASLEKESKTPLEAFLVAIAGPGVSLLIFALLTVILSNFAFSLPATAILSLLASINLILGLFNLIPGLPLDGGNIVKSLVWQITGNPNKGVIFASRIGQIFGWLAIVIGGLAILGISQIGNFWTLLIGFFLLQNAGLSAQSAKIQDTLNGYTAEDAVIPNSPIVSADLSVREFVNDYVIGKNQWTKFLVTNNEGELLGVLEIESLKKVPTSQWTEIMLKEILQPIDNLSTIPANQSLLEVAQLLEKEPQQQLTVIRDNGVVVGLLEKGSIIRFLQQKQTQIKTA; this is encoded by the coding sequence ATGAATAACAATATACGAGTCGGCACTTTATTTGGCATTCCTTTTTATGTTAATCCCTCTTGGTTTTTAGTCTTAGGATTAGTTACTTTGAGTTATGGGGGACAATTAGCTTTATTCCCACAGTTGAATGGTATAGTTCCTTGGATTTTAGGATTTATCACAGCGTTATTATTATTTGCGTCTGTGGTTGCCCATGAATTAGGTCATAGTTTTGTCGCTATTTCTCAAGGCATAGAAGTCAAGTCTATTACTTTATTTTTGTTTGGTGGATTAGCCAGTTTAGAGAAAGAATCTAAAACTCCTTTAGAAGCTTTTTTAGTAGCGATCGCTGGGCCAGGGGTTAGTTTATTAATATTTGCCTTACTAACCGTAATTCTCAGTAATTTTGCCTTTTCTTTACCCGCAACCGCCATTCTTTCTTTGTTAGCTTCAATTAATTTAATTTTGGGATTATTTAACTTAATTCCTGGCTTACCTTTAGACGGTGGTAACATTGTTAAATCTTTAGTTTGGCAAATTACAGGTAATCCCAATAAAGGGGTAATTTTTGCTAGTCGTATCGGTCAAATATTTGGTTGGTTAGCCATTGTTATTGGTGGGTTAGCGATTTTAGGAATTAGTCAAATTGGTAATTTTTGGACATTATTAATTGGCTTTTTCCTCTTACAAAATGCCGGACTATCTGCCCAATCTGCTAAAATTCAAGATACCTTAAATGGTTATACTGCCGAGGATGCGGTTATTCCTAATAGTCCTATTGTCTCAGCAGATTTAAGTGTCAGAGAATTTGTTAATGATTATGTAATTGGTAAAAATCAATGGACAAAGTTTCTTGTTACTAATAATGAGGGCGAATTATTAGGAGTGCTGGAGATCGAATCTTTAAAGAAAGTTCCTACTTCTCAATGGACAGAAATTATGCTTAAAGAAATTCTGCAACCCATTGATAATTTAAGCACTATTCCTGCTAATCAATCCCTGTTAGAAGTAGCTCAATTACTAGAAAAAGAACCGCAACAACAATTAACAGTAATTCGAGATAATGGAGTAGTTGTAGGATTACTAGAAAAAGGCTCAATTATTCGGTTCTTACAACAAAAACAAACCCAAATTAAAACAGCATAA